TACAACATTCTGTTATTCTATCTTTTCAAGAGAAGAAACATTTTGCAGGTTCAGGATTTGTTGAAGGATATGAAAGGTAACGGTATTTCTCCAGACAAAACAACATATGATTTCCTTGTTTATGGGTTTCACAAGTCTGGAGATACCGATCGTTCAGTTACTATGCTTGATGCTTGCATTACTCAGGGATTAACACCAAGCAACCGCAGTCTCAGAATAGTATTGAGTCACCATTGCATGTCAGGGAACCTTGAGAAAGCACTGCAATTATTTCATCTGATTGAGGGCAGTGGATGGAAGCATGGTTTAGTCATTGAGTTGACTATCATTTCAGCTCTCCTTTCATTTGGAAGATATTCTGAAGCAAAATCATGTCTGAACAACCTGAGCAGAAGTGCACTAACTATATCTTACATCAGTTTTGATGTGCTAATCAAGGAATTCTGCAGACAGGGAGATGTGGATATGTCTGTTAATCTGATAAATACAATGTTGAAGCATGCTAGACTACCAAGTGAAGCTAGCTACAGCTCTGTCATATACAGGCTATGTATATTAAAAGAATTTGATCGGGCGCTTGATTTTCTTGCTGAGATGCAGTTGGAGAACTTAAAACCAAGTGAAATGTCCTGTGATGCGCTCATGCGTGGCCTTTGTGCCATGGGAAGAACCAGTGACGCTAAGAAGATTTTGGAATTGCTAAAGACCTTTGGTTCTGCACCGTCGTTTGGCATGTATAGAACTGTTTTTGATAACTACCGTAGGTGTAACAACACATCGGAAGCCGCAGGACTTCTGCATGACATGCAGCAAGCAGGACACGTGCCCAACTTTGAGATGCAGTGGTCTGTGATAAGCAATTTAAGCAGTACTGATAGGAAGACTGAAGGATATGAACAACCTATTTTGTCGAAAATTATTTCATCCAGTCAATTCCCCATGAAGGATAATAGGAGGAAATGATCTTTTTTCCCATGCAAAGATATAGCCAATGCTGATGGCAAGGGGATTATGGATGGCTGCCCTCCTACGAAGAACCACCCGCAAGGCGGCTGCGTCACTGCTACTGTGGCCGCACATCGGCTACTGGCTCGCACGCTAAAGCTAGAGATACGGCCTTCTGCAACTCTGTAGAAGTGGAGCAGTGGCAATAGATGCACATTGAGCCCATGGCAGGTCTCTTTCTGTTCATCATTGCTGACCACAAATTGCAGTCCTGGATGCATCCCGGCTAATTGGCATATACCTTCGTGGACATTACACAAAGGTAAATGCCTTGTTATGTTTGTGTACAACATATTCTGGTCATATCGATTCACGGAGTAGGTTTTGAGAGAATATGCATACTTGTCTTCTTTTACCATGCAGTTAGGGTCTTGCGAGCTCCGCAGCTAGAGAAAAAAGAAGTGCATCAAGATGACCTTACTTCCGACCATCCGAAGCTGCTCCTAAAAAATATTGTCGTGATTTGATATCTCTCATGTTCTTCTCACACGAATTTTCCTTATATGAGGGTTCGGTGGATAGCCCAACACCACAACAGTAATATCTCATAGCCTTTTTCTTGTGTTCCTGCTAATAGATGTCTTATTTCAAGTTGTGTATTGTTTTCGTCTGATCTCAGGGGCATTGTTGTAAGCGCCGAGTCACGATTGTGCCCCTACCCTGCCACACTAGGTCATGTGCTGCCCGCTTGTTCGCACACCCTGCTCCCGGCGACCAAAACGGGCTTCATACGCTGCAACGCTGGTGTCGTGTCGACGTTGTCTCCCGGCCGTCCACTGCCCGTTACCCCACATGCCCTGTCCTGGTCCTTGGACCGATGCTTGTCTTTGTTTCATCTTTCTCTTCATGTTAACATGTGATTTAAACACACGATCAACCCAGCGTGTGTACCATCCAATGTGTTGTTGCTTTTTTCGCGAAAAAACATGTGCTGTTGCTTGCTTATATATTCGCCGGGTACCAGTTATAATGAACTGATGGTGCACCATGATGCGATGTATTGTATCATAATATTCATATAGTCATCTTAGCAATTGAACGAGTTTGTTGGTTTGCTCGTGCTTGAGCACTTTTTATGCATGATGATTCGAATTGGAGGGGTCTCTTTCGTATACGTGTCCGACCGTATGTGCTCCGTGCTCGATTTTGGCAAGTATCCGTTTCCGTCCTCGTTTCCGAGAGGTCTATGTCCGTTTCCGCTTCCAAACAAAACATGAAGAACAAATAGTACAGCACACGTCTGCTTTTTTCTCCTCGTCTCCCCACGAAAGCTCTCTTTACGCCGCCGCGACGACCACCGTCTCTGCAGAGAAGCCATCACCGACGTCCAGACAGGGCGCCGCCATCAGCTGCATCCGCCGCCCAACCCCCTCCCGGCGGCCGCTATGTCCCCACCGACGCGGATGGAATGCCTCGACGCGTAGCAGGTGCAAACGTGGAAGCCGGCGTCCAGACGAGGCTCCGCAGTTGGCCGCAGCCCCCACGGTATGAACTTTACCCCTCTCCCGCTCCTCTATTTTTCTACGAGCCAGCCAAATTCGTGGCACCTCGTCTTCACTCCCATTACCACATCTACACAAAGGAAATGTGCGATCCACAGCTATATCCAAACTTAACCACCACCAGCTTTCGATTTCGGCTACTTGCTGTGTTTGCCACTGTGCTATGCCGGTTGCTATATTATTCAGTAGATAGATGGTTAGTTGATGAATAAGTTGTTCTTCATCAACGCACTCATCGAGCTTGTGTTCTTCTGCTTCAGACGGGAGCATCCGGCATGTGCAAAAACGTATATTCCTCCGGGCAAACAGTGGCGGCCTCGAGGCCGACGGTACGTATGTGACTCTTGCTCCATTGTTTCTATTTTATCCATCATACTATGGAATTATTCATCTCCATAGTTCTAAACTTTCTTTTCTACCAACCTTCTGATCATGTTTCCATTTCAGATATGAGTACCCTTATCATGATGTGCCCGCGGGGCCGTTAGAGCCAAAGAACACCAACACTTCCTCTTCCTCCACGCAGGCAGAGGCGGCGACTCACGACGTCTCGCCAACGTCAAGGCACTCGTCTCCACCTATTTTGGCTCCTTACTTTTCTGGTTGGCATTTACAGTTTTTCATCAGAACAGACCTTGTGGGTTCTTTCCACACGTATCCTCCTTTGGGTGGGCCATTCCGGAGCTTGCAGGAAGCCAAGGATGCTATCGCGAGCCATCTCGACGACCTGCGCTCTCCAATAATGTGAATGTTCTCAACTTTATCATGATTTTCGCATGTCAGAAATTACAATGTTTTTAACATATAGAATGCTCTGACCTGAACTAGGCGCAAGGATGGGCTTTCGGAGACGGAGATAGCGGTTCGATGTTGCCTTTACTGGCCTGATGGCACAAGGAAGATGTCTTCCAAAGACAATCCGAAACCTAGGAATATCAGCCTATTGCTTCAAGCTTTACTGGACAAGTACAATGAAGATCACCATCTTTTAGGGATttgctctctctccctcctccttgcccTCAGTCTCTGTCCTATTACCAGGGCTGTGTTAATTGTCTTATATTCATGTACTAGTTGCTGATACAATCTATGCCTCCTTTTCAGGATCTTGCATATGAACTTGATGGTGTTGTGTGCTTCCAAGAATTTTATATGGGGGAGATTGGCTGCCTCAGTATGTACTATCATCTCAATTTTACTACAAAGACTAAAGGAGCTGATGATTTTCACGGTGGCATCAACAATCTATTCTTTGCTGAAGTCACACAAATAAAGGGCGAAAGTGCTGAATATGTGCTCAATTGTTTCTGTATGGTGAAACGCAATGACAATGGTATTTCTTCCGCCTTACGTTAAGTTTTGTTCATACGGTTCGTGCTCACATTTATATGGTAGATGTCATTTGGTTGCCCCTAGTGTCATGTTTACCTTAGCTTTACTGTAGTTATAATATCTAAGCTAGTTCATGCTCAGACATATGTAGTAACTGCCTACACATGTTTTTTTCCCCTAAGGTCGATGCTATGAATGTATGTATTACGGAAATGTTGATTTGAAGCACCCTGTCAATGCTGATAAATATAAAGGTCGCCACTCTCACCCACACAAAGTAGGGTACGGTTTGGTCGATCGAGGGGTACCTGAATACATCCAGAATGAGGAGGATATGCTGGCGGATGAGGAGGCTAGGATAAGATATATATACAAGGTACTGTTTATATCTTGTGGGGTTGGTACTTGTCAGTAATTTTACTGAAGTGTTATTATTCTGTTTCAGTGCCCTGATGATCGTACTATTGTGGCAAAATCGAATGGTGCAAGAATGCCTGCTGTTTTGGCCAAGAGAGAGGATGTTGGTTTGGCCAAACGAGAGAATGCTGGTTTGGCCAAAAGAGATGATGCCCAAGGAAAAGGGAAATACATTGTACCTGCAAGGCGTCAGTTGGTTTGAGTATCCCCTTATGCATATGTTTGATTTTTTTTGTTAAGGAAAGTGCAAGACTATAATTCCTAAACCCTACATATCTATAAAATACCAAATATATATACCTTATGAAAATGTATTCCATGATAAATCTGATGATATTGCTTTTATAGTCTGGTATTCAAAGTTCACAAAAAGTATAGTATGCACTATATTTTGGGACGTAAAAGGTACCATCATTCCGTCCTAGTACTGTAGTGTGGTGCTACCTTCGTCTTGAAAAAAGCTTATAAATTTGGGCAACGCTATGCATTGGTCGGCGGATCTTTTCAAAAGATTCGCCGCCTCGCGAGCCATTGGATTCGACGTGGGGTGCCTTGTTAGATTCAGTTGCTAGCTTTGCAATAAGGATGATGTTGTGTTTGGACATTTGCAACAGAGTTCATGTTGCATAACTTTTGCAACAAAGATATTGTTGTGAAATGTTTTCTACAACAGAGCTAatgttgcaaaaaaaaaaattgtATTCGCCTTTATACAGGTGTTACGGAAGAAAGTTTTGCGGCATCACTAATGTTATAGAAATCTTTCTTCCAACAAGGAGGATGTTGCAAGAAAAGGACCATCGTCATTCGCCACGAGCTTCTGTCGAACGGTGATGAGGGAGGAGCGGCACCGCCTGTCCTTGCCATCGTGACGCCGTCGGCGAGCGCTGGACCTCTGACCAGGTCGCCTCCATGCCATCCTTCTCTCCAATGAGGTAGGCGCACCGCGCGCAGCCGACGGACGTGGTAGAGGTGGGCAACAAGCACCAGGGCAGCGGCCGTGCCCGACCCCTGGTTGCAACGGCGCACCACGGCGGCGACCGCGCCCGACCCCCACTGCAACGCTGCACCACGGTGGCCAACGGCAGACCCGTGCTCACGGCAAGCTGAGACCAccccgttgtgctgctgctgcgGAACTACATGTGGTTGGGGTTGTTTCTTAGGATATTTGCATCATGTGTACTAATTCTTCCTAAAAAATCTTTATGGTTGCATGGATACAAAGACATGCAGATAAGACAAAAACAAATGACGCCAGCAAAAGATTCATAGTGTGCTAATTCAACTTCAAAAAATATTTTGTAGCTCAAACCGTAGTTTCAATTGAAAAATAATTTTCACATAAAAAATCATCACGACGAGATCTTCGACTAAACCTCATGTTGATAATTTCTCATGACTTTTTTCGGCTAAAAAGTTATCATATTTTTGCTATGTAAGTTATCACGTCTATGGTACACAAATTATCATGTTGTTTACACAAAAATTACCGGGGCATAAAAAATGTTTCTCTGACCGTCTCCCCACATGCACATTCACGCGTGCACTAGAAAAAAATGCTTATGTCAGCGAAGATTtcacaaaaattcaaaaattgaAGTGTTTTGTAGCTCAAACCGTCGCTCAATACAAATATCATTTTCACATAAAAATTCATAGTGATGAGACCTttgaaactagatcccatattgATATGTTCCGACAACATATTTTTATCAAAAGTTACCGGTATGTTTTTCATCAACTTTTGCCCTCAGTCAAAAGTTATCGCGGTGTTTGTACATAGGGTATGCGGTGCGTATATTACCATGTTAATTACACATGAGTCACCGAGATGTTTTTCAACAACCCCTCTCTCAAAAGTTGCGGCGGTGTTTGTACATAGGTTATCAGGTCTACTGTGCATGTATTACTATGCTATTTACACATAAGTTACGAGAGTGTTTGTACCTAAGTTATCAGGTCTGCAATGAGTATGTTGCCATGCTATTTAGATAAAAGTTACCAGAGGTATGTTTTCAACTTCTTTCCCGAGTAAAAATTTACCACGATATTTGTACGTAAGTTATTCGGTCTACGATGCATGTATTATCATGCTATTTACATAAAAATTATCGGGGGTGTATTAGGTAAAAAAAATCCCGGGTCAAAATGCTACCGTGGTGTTTGCATGTAAGTCATCACGTCTGATGTGCGTATATTATCATGTTATTTACATAGAACTTTTCGGTGTGTTTTTCACAATATTTTTTCCCTTCATGGTGTTtgtagctaaattttcaggtttCTAGCCCTAAACGCAATCAATCAGCGCGGCCTGGCGTTTGCTGGCAGCCTGCCAACCGCAAGCATTGGTTAATCTAGGAGGTAATAGCACCAGCAGTCCTGGAACTTGTCCAGGATATGATGATCTAGTCCAAAACTTGCAAAAGCAAACTATTGCATCCCACAACTTGCACCCAATGTGCAAATTTGGTCCTAGCCAATCAGACGACGACAAGTGGAGCCTAGTCAGCAGAGCCGGTCAGCGCAGCACATTTTGCAATTACCCCCTGGACTTAGCACTAATGAAACCGCACTACACAATTATTCAGGTAAGAACAAGAGGCAGCATTTCCTTGGTCTTCACTGCGTTCATGAAGGAAGGCTCCAGCTTCTTGTTCTTCCAGTTGTAACCTGTGAGAATTGCATCATCGGAGCACGGATATGTCGGTCAGTCACTGGATCATCATCGCGCAAAAGAAGATCAACTGAATGTTTGGTGCCATGTCAACGACGTTACCAAACATCTTGTGGAAATGGAACCAGTCGTAGGAGCAGCCCGACATGTGCAGGTGCAGGTCGAGGCCGCCGCGGCCGTTGTCCTTCTCGAAGGCGTTGCCGACGTGCAGCGACCACATCTGCGACGGCGCCTCGACGGGCACGGTCCAGTCGCGGCCGCTGGCCACGGCCTCCGTGGAGCGCGGCAGCAGGTAGACCGGCGTGGTCCGCCTGCCCGGGTCCAGCGCGAGCGCCGCGATCATGGGGTGCGTGCGCGTCATGGCCAGCATCGACCCCGGGATGTCGAGCCTGATCCTGTTGCCGAGGACGACGTAGTGGGAGTCGGTGAAGGCCCAGTCGTGGATCATGAGGTGCGCCGGCAGCACGAACTCCCGCTTCTGCACCAGCCTGAAGCCGGCGTCGAACTCTGCATACGTACCATCAGTGATTTGATTTTAATGGGCATATGGATGGACAAGGGGGTGCTGCCGACCGTAGAAAGTGAAGTTGGCGCGCGGGAGGAGCATGTCCTCGGCGTTGTAGGCCACCATGAGCAGCCGGTTGCGCTTGGGGTCGACCTTGTAGTGCGCCAGCAGCGGCATGCTGAACACGCCTGCACGGGATAATGGCGACCGGGCCGGCGCACAAACGTCAGATCATCCATGCTAGCTCGGTGCGCAACGACTAGTCTACTCTACTCAAAGTGAACAGCACGCACCACTGAGCACGGGGCGCAGCAAGCGGGTAGCCGCGTCGAGCCCGGCCTCCGCTGCGGTGCTGCAACGCGATGCTCACCGGGCTGGCCGTGCACGGGCAGGCACACGAGGCGGCGACGCTGTTCCACGACATGTGGAGGTCGGGGCTGAAGCCGGACGGCGTAACCTTCACGGCGGTGCTCACCGCATGCCGATCCATGGGCCTGGTCACCGAAGCCTGGGAGTACTTCGACAACATGGAGGCCAAGTACGGCGTGGCGCCGACGGCCGAGCACCACGCTTGCATGGTCGACCTGCTGGCTCGGTGCGGGTACCTCGACGAGGCGATGGCCTTCATCGAGCGGTCGCCGGCCGACCCCGGAGCGAGCTCCTGGGGCGCGCTCCTCACCGGCTGCGCCATCTACGGCAACCTGGACCTCGCGGAGTCCGCGGCGAGGCACCTCTTCAAGCTCGAGCCGCACAACTCGGCCAACTACCTGGCGATGATGAGCCTGTACGAGCAGCACCAGATGTTCGACGAGGCGGAGAGCCTCAAGTACGCCATGAAGGCGAGAGGGGTGGACGCCAGGCCGGGGTGGAGCTGGACGCAGGTCGGGCGGAGCGTCCACGTCTTCGAGGTCGACGGCGGGTCGCCGCCGTACCCGGAGACGCCGGAGATATACGGCGAGATGAGCCGGCTGGTGTCGCAGATCAGGATGGTGGGGTACGTGCCGGACAACGGCTGCGTCGCCTACGTCCTCCCCGAGGAGGAGAAGGAGCGGCTGCTGCTCTGCCACACCGAGAACCTGGGATCCTCGAATTCATTAGTGGTAAGTCCAGGGGGGTAATTGCAAAATGTGCTGCACTGACCGGCTCCGATGACTAGGCTCCACTTGTCGTCGTCTGATTGGCTAGGACCAAATTTGCACATTGGGTGCAAGTTGTGGGATGCAATGCTTTGCTTTTGCAAGTTTTGGACTAGATCATCACATCCTGGACAAGTTTCAGGACTGCCGGTGCTATTACCTCTTAATCTAGTTTCTAGGTTGGTCTTTTTGTGGTTTCTGCGACGTTCCCTAAAAACGCTCGCCCCTCTGTAAATTGCGTCTTTTCGCCATCTTTTCTATAAGAAAAAGGCAGTGCTTCTGCcggttcctcaaaaaaaaaagtcAGGTTTCCGGCCTGTATCATGATATTTACATAGAATTTATCACGGTACATTTTAATAACTTTTTTCAAGTATAAATTCTTGAGAAATATTAACACATTATGCGCTAGAGGCAATCCAAGAAAGGAACGAGAAAATTACAGAATTTTGGGTGATACGGTAGTAATAGAGTTATTTATCCAAAACCATCACAATTGaggctagggtaacaacttggtacCAGATTTGTGCCAGGGTACAAGAAACCACCAAAATTGCGCCTAACCTGTAACACGGAGGACTGATTGTCGAATTTGCTCGTGAAGACAGTCGTTCTGACATATTGGGCCCATTTGTCGGGCTGACATGGCGAAGACTAATCCAAGTCAATATTTGCCCCGCTGAGGTGGACGGGGACCTGCTAGTCAGTCACTCATCTTCTTTCTcctatttcttcttctttctcctatttcttcttcttcctcgtctcctcCCTCCCCTGTGACGGCTGGTTCGGAGGTAAGCGTGCGGCCGCGTTGATCGGAGGCGGCCATAGGGAGAAAGGGAGGAGGCGCGGGAAGGGCCCGCTGGCGGCGGCCGCGCCGCGCGCCCATCCGGTCCGTCGACCAGGCCGTTGTCTTGCCGCCACCCATGGCGTCCGCCGCCCCCACCTCCACTCCCCTTTATCTCCTTTTCCTACTCGCCCCATGAGCACACCATCTACAAGAAGCTCCTCGCCTATGCCATTCGGCTGCCGCGCCTGGACCCGACGCTCAAAAATGGATGCCAACCGCGTCCAGGGATGCGTCTCCCAGGtccacgccgcgccgcgccggaGGGTCTCGCCGCGCTGCTCACCAAGGGCCTCGCCGCGCTCTCCAGGCTGACACCGATGCGCAGCTCACCAAGCGCCTCGCCGCGTTGCTCGTGCTCCGGCTCGCTGGCGCGCTCACGAGGGATGTCGCCATGGTGCCGTTGGAGTTCATCGAGATGCTCGGGTCTATGCACGGCACTCGGGGGCCGGCGATGATCTCCGTCCTTCCGTAGATCAGAGCACCCATGGCGACGTCGGGGGAAAGCAGGTGAGGGCTCAGGATGCGGGAAGCACGCCGCCGTTCTCTGGCCGCAACTCTCCGGTCGCCCTGAAGGTGCTCGATGGAATGCCCCAACAAAAAACTGATATGAAGAAGACCTTCTAGTCAATGATAGGTGGGGACCAAGTCTCATTTGCCACATCAGTTGGACAATTTTTTGGTCTTTGCCATGTCAgcccgacaggtgggcccaataggTCAGAACGACTGTTTTCGCGAGTAAATTCAACAATCAGTGCTACGCGGTACAGGTTAGGCGCAGTTTCGGTGGTTTTTTGTGCCCTGGCACAAATCTGgtaccaagttgttaccctagcctcaactgtggtggttttgggtaaaTAACTCGTAGTAATACAAGGTCAAATATGTAGCTTTTGTGTTTTTAACAACCGTAAACATTAGTTGAGTTGGTGATGGGATAATCGAGGAAAAGAAACGATCCTGTTAGAAATGGTTTGGAATTTAGCTTTCTCGCAATATAAAACTATATTTTAGTATGTATCTAAGAGAGCATCTATAGCCGGACTTGGTAAATTCGTCCCGAACTAGCGATCAAAAGTTACATATATCATTCGGATTTGTTGCAATATTGCGGTGGTTCGGAATTTACCTTTCTCGTTATATAAAACTATATTTTAGCATGTATCTAAGAGCATCTATAGCCGGACTTGGCAAATCCGCCCCCCTATACGTCCGCGGACACCGTCGGGTGGCTCCTCATTTGGGCTGTCGCACGTCCACACATCTCAAATCCATGCACGTCGGTTATATAATACAAATCATACCAATTCAACAGTTCGAAACAAATATGATAAAGCAAAATGTATCATAGTTCAATAACCCGGACATGCCTAAATGAAATCAAAGTTCGAGCGTGACGGATCACTCACTGGCTGACCGGATCACTCGTCGGACGCCATCCATGCCGCCTACTCCACAGCCATCCTTGCCTCCTGCTCCATCTGCATCCTTGCCTCCTGCTCCGCTTGTATCCTTGCCACATGCTCTGCTGCTGCCATAGCCGCCCTCGCCGCCTTGTACTTCTTACGTTCgttgatcttcttcttcatccccACTACTCTAACAGGAATAACAGTACTCTAGCAGGATAATTTGCACTGAATTTACAAATTGTCCATGAATTTACAGTACTGAAGCTAGAGTACTCCAATACTCCAGCAGGAACATTTGCATTCATGTTTATGTCTGATTAATGCACATCCAGAGAAGCAGAACATGAAGATGAAGCAACACCACTAGTATATTCCACCTTCATCCAGAGAAGCAACATCACAGGCCATCACTACACAACATGAAGAACCGCTGCAGAGAAGCACCTCTTCTCGTCAGGGGAGCAGAACATGCACTTCATCGCTGCTACTCCTCGCCACTGTTCATCGTCGCATCATCCAGCCACTGCTCCTCGCCTCTTTCTAAGAAAATCAGAACAGTCGCTGCTGCAGTATTACAAACACTGTTACAGCAAAAAAATAGACATTGTATTGCTCCATTCAACATCATCCAAGCTAGAGTATGGAGCACAAACTAGAGTAGGCACAAACTCACAATTTACAGTGGCAGAACAAGCATGCAGGAGACAATATAGCCACTAGAAAAGCAAGTGATCCTTATCAAAGATAACTTATTAAAGCGGCAATGTGTAGGCAGTTCACGATGTTGCTTTTGTGTTCACGATGAAACAATCCAACACCTATTTCTTGATTGCCCTCTCGCGAAGTTACTTTAGAGGTCTGTTCATATAGCCTTTAATATTATTCCTCCAGTTAGCATTGACGCGTTGTTTGAGACGTGGCTAAATGGAGTGACTCCTCATATTGCGTCAAgtattcggattggaatatgCGCACTTCTTTGGGCTATATGGAACTGTAGGAATGATATGATTTTTAATGGATTTTCTATGATTAACTTCTTGCAGGTTAACTTCAGGGCTACGAcatggatccgtacgtggtcGTTACTCACTCCTACGGGCTCCAGGGAGCAACTGGCTACTGGGTGCAAccggtgggagatggtagcactGGCTATATTCAACTGGTTTGGATGGCGGTCGCATAATAGGATAGGTCCTTAATGTCCTTTCGTCCAGCCGGTTGTGGCGTTGAgttgtttattttttatttcgCTCCTTTTATGAGCTGTACTTTGCAGACCAGACTATTTGTTTTGTTAAACTTGCTTTAATAAAATGGCCGCATGCATCTTtccgatgcagaggccggggaatgacctccttttctaaaaaaaagccACTAGAAAAGCACAATTTCAAGCACAAATTCAATCACAAGCAGAACTAGACAAGCATCGGTACTGTAAGACAAGCATCAGAACTAGACATGCATGAGAAGGAGAGCATCAGGACAAGTTGTACTAGAGATTTTCTATACAAGCATCAGAGTAGACAAGCACAATACAATGTGCAATTTCATCCATCCAAATGAGATGGTGGCCTAGCTGAAGGGATCTGGTCGGCGGGTGTTGCCTCACGGTGGCTTCCCAACGGCGGATCAAGTGAAGGAGGAGATGGTAGCCTAGCTGCTGAAGTTGGTGAGGATGCCACCATCGTTGGCGACGCCCGTGGGTGTCGTTTTCCTCGTTGGAGGCGATGGTGGGGGCGTCCCTCGTTCCATTGTTTCCGGGGGAAATCTTAGATCTGGAGGAGGCTACCATTGACCGTGGGCGTCGTAGCCCTCGTTGGAGGTGTTGAGGGGCCTCCTGGATCGGATGATGGCGACGTCTTTGTCGTCACCCCCATGGGGGCATCATCTTTGGAGACATTCATCGGCTGGACGGACATGTGGACGGCTTGGTGGTTGGGCGTCGGTAGGTGGTGAAGCGGCGCTTCATCCTACACATCGATGGCGGCAGatctcggcggcgtggcgcagCGGAGACTCGACGTCCGATGGGTGGTGATGGACTCGTGCAGGAGGACGACactgtctggcgtcgtggtggcgtcgatggcagagaggctTGGAAAAATTGATGCGTCAGTATCTGATATGAGGATGGATCAATGGATGAAGGAGATGACGGCCCTTGCAGCGTGCGCATCTGGTGCCCACTGAAAGTGCGTCGGACCGGTGTGTAACCTAGTCCAGGTATTGTGGCTTGGATGGGGCATCCGGCATTAGATGTTAGGTGttggtgcgatgtctgtttggtattaggctcggACATTCAGCACCCCTTCATCACGGGGATAGAAGTGCGACATGTGTTGCTAAGATGATGGCTTCAGACTTACCGATGTATTACCTTGTAAGGGCTTTgtaaataattaataaaatggctgcatgcaCAGCTCAGATACAGAGGCCGAGGGTACATCCTCCTTTTTTTAAAATCCATCCAAATGAGAGCTTAACAATATGCAATTTCATACTCCGTTGGCGAAATGGGAGTAGAG
This genomic window from Aegilops tauschii subsp. strangulata cultivar AL8/78 chromosome 4, Aet v6.0, whole genome shotgun sequence contains:
- the LOC120963528 gene encoding carotenoid cleavage dioxygenase 7, chloroplastic-like, encoding MPLLAHYKVDPKRNRLLMVAYNAEDMLLPRANFTFYEFDAGFRLVQKREFVLPAHLMIHDWAFTDSHYVVLGNRIRLDIPGSMLAMTRTHPMIAALALDPGRRTTPVYLLPRSTEAVASGRDWTVPVEAPSQMWSLHVGNAFEKDNGRGGLDLHLHMSGCSYDWFHFHKMFGNVVDMAPNIQLIFFCAMMIQ
- the LOC141021963 gene encoding pentatricopeptide repeat-containing protein At4g01030, mitochondrial-like, whose protein sequence is MLTGLAVHGQAHEAATLFHDMWRSGLKPDGVTFTAVLTACRSMGLVTEAWEYFDNMEAKYGVAPTAEHHACMVDLLARCGYLDEAMAFIERSPADPGASSWGALLTGCAIYGNLDLAESAARHLFKLEPHNSANYLAMMSLYEQHQMFDEAESLKYAMKARGVDARPGWSWTQVGRSVHVFEVDGGSPPYPETPEIYGEMSRLVSQIRMVGYVPDNGCVAYVLPEEEKERLLLCHTENLGSSNSLVVSPGG